CATTGGAGACATTGGAAGAAGCCTGAACCATGCATTGCCTGAACTGGCGATTTTTATGGGTACCCGCCGGGACAAGGCCCATGGAGGCGAACTCAATGGCTTCAGTCAGGACAGGAACGTTATTGCTGTTGATGATGACGCTTTTACCGGATCCCTGAACCATCTCAGCCAGATGGCCCAAAAGGCCGAATCCAGTGATGTCGGTGCAGGCGTGCACTTCATATTCGGCCATGACCAGGGCCGGTATCCTATTCAACTCTGCCATAATCCGGCTGATGCGGTCAATGGTTGCCGGAGAAGCAAGTCCTCCTTTGACTGCAGTATTGATGATGCCGGTTCCCAGGGGTTTGGTCAGGATCAGGCAATCCCCGGTCTGGAGGTTCTTTTTGGTCAGAACCCTGGACGGATGAATAAATCCGGTAACAGAAAGGCCGTATTTTAGCTCCCTGTCCTCCACGCTGTGCCCGCCCACAAGGATCACCCCGGCTTCGTTAATCTTGTCCAGACCCCCCTGGATGATTTTTCGCAGCACCGAGATATCCATTTCTCCCAGAGGAAACCCTACCAGGTTCATGGCGGTCTTTGGTGTGCCGCCCATGGCATAGACATCGCTTAGAGCATTTGCTGCGGCTATTTGGCCGAACCAATAGGGATCATCCACAATCGGCGTGAAGAAATCAACGGTCTGAATCAAAGCCAGGTCTTCAGAAACTTTGTAAACTCCGGCATCATCAGCCCGGTCAAGCCCGACCAGGAGATTTTCATCAACAGGGAATTTGATTCCCTGTAAGGCTCTGTCCAGGTCCCCTGGAGAAAGCTTGGAAGCTCAGCCTGCGCCTTTGACGGTCTCAGTCAGGCGCATGGTATTTAATTTTTTCATAAGTTAGATTGTGCAATGGGCTGGTTTAAAAATCCAATAGAAATTACCTATGGTTATCTTAAGAATCAATTAAATTTTTCAATAAAAGGGCCAGGTGTGGTCTTAAATGCAAAAAAGCCCGGGAAAACCCGGGCTTTTTCAAGTGAGAAGCTATTGCTCTGATTTTCCGGATTACTGAGTCTGGGCTCGGTATTCGTCCTTGATGAGCTTGGCAGATACTGGAAGGCAGCTCTCCCGTCCGCAGAAGAGTTCTTCGGGAGTCGTGCCCAATAGAGCCTTGGACAAGACATCATCCATGTTTTTAACCGGAATAATCTCCAGGCCCTTAAGCACATTGTCCGGAACCTCTTCCAGGTCTTTTTCATTGCCCTCGGGGATGATCACGGTGTTGATCATGGCCCTTCTGGCAGCCAGCAGCTTTTCCCGCAGTCCTCCTATGGGCAGAACCCTGCCCCTGAGAGTGATTTCACCGGTCATGGCCACATCATTGCGTACCGGAAGGTTCAGCAGGGCAGAGATTAGGCTCGTGCCCAGGGTGACTCCAGCGGAAGGTCCATCTTTGGGCGTGGCTCCTTCTGGGACATGGACATGAATGTCAATTTCTTTGTAAAAATCCGGCTTCAAGCCGAAGATTTCGGATCTTGAACGGAGATAACTCAAGGCAGCTCTGGCACTTTCCTGCATGACATCTCCGAGTTTGCCGGTTATTTCTACTTTACCTGTACCCGGCATGAGGGCTACTTCCACCAACAGAATTTCACCTCCCACCTCTGTCCAGGCCAGGCCGGTGGTCACTCCGACCAGTGGTTTTTCCTCGCGTTCACCGTGTCTGATCTTGGGCACTCCAAGGTATGAGGGAATGCTGGTCTTGGTAATTGAGACTTTCTTATCCTGTCCCTGGTCCTTTTCCACCAGCCTCTTGGCCACCTTACGGCAGATGGAAGCTATTTCCCGTTCCAGATTTCTGACTCCGGCCTCCCTAGTGTAGAGTCTTATGATTTCAGTAATGGCTCCCTCGGAAATGGATACTTTTTCTGGATCGAGCCCGTGAAACTCCAACTGTTTGGGACACAGATAATCCTTGGCGATCTTAGATTTCTCAGTTTCCAGATACCCGGGAAGTTTGATTATCTCCATCCTGTCCTGGAGGGGCAGGGGGATAGTGTGCAGATAATTGGCCGTGGTTATGAAGAATATGTTGGAGAGATCATAATCCAAATCTAGGTAGTGATCGTTAAATGCATAGTTCTGTTCCGGGTCAAGGACTTCCAGCAGGGCTGAGGATGGATCCCCCCTGAAATCAGTGCTCATTTTGTCCACCTCGTCCAGGCAGAAGACAGGGTTGTTGGTTTTGACCCGCTTAAGGCTCTGGATAATTTTCCCGGGCATGGCCCCAACATACGTTCTCCTGTGCCCCCTTATCTCAGCCTCATCCCGGACCCCCCCCAGGGAGAGTCTGATGAATTCTCTTCCAGTGGCCCTGGCAACGGACTTGGCCAGGGAGGTCTTGCCTACGCCAGGAGGTCCCACCAGACAGAGGATGGGGCCGCGCATTTTCTCCACCAGACTCTGGACAGCCAGATATTCAAGTATCCTCTGTTTAGGCTTTTCCAGGCCGTAGTGATCATCATCCAGTATTTTTCGAGCTGCATTGATGTCAATGTCCGAACGCTTGAGCTCGGTCCAGGGCAGGGCCAGGACCCAGTCTATATAGTTCAAAAGAACGCTGTATTCCCCGGCATTGGGAGGCATGGTCCGGAGCTTTTTCAGCTCTTCAAAGGCCTTGTCCTTGGCCTGCTGGGGCATGTTTTTCTGGTCAATTTTTTCCTGGAGATGGTCAAGTTCGGCCTTGGGATCGTTGTCCCGCCCCATCTCTTTGTGGATAGCTTTGAGCTGTTCAGACAGGTAATATTCACGCTGATTCTTCTCCATCTGTTTTTTAACTCGGGACTTAATCTTCTTTTCCAGGGAAAAGACCTCGATCTCTCCCTGCAGATGCGCATAAGCCATCTGCAGCCTTTTAAATGGGTCCAGCTGTTCCAAAACGCTCTGCTTATCCTGAAAGTCGACCTTGAGGTGAGGCATTACAGCATCAGCAATGGCTCCTGGCTTGTTCAGGCTCAGGATGGAAAGGACTGTTTCCTTGGCCATCCTGGTATTTACTTTACCATACTCGTCCAGGGCCTGGTGGACCGCCCGGATCAGGGCCTCTGATTCAGGACTGGAAACATCATTCTCCACCAGGGTCTGGGTGAAAACAACGGGCACTTCAACTGAAAAGTCCACTGACTCAGGTTCAACTGCACCCCGGTGCAGTCCCTCGAATAGGACCTTGATGGTGCCGTCAGGAAGACGGAACATCTGAAGTATCCTTGCCACACAGCCAAAGCTGTAGATGCTTTCCTGGGTGGGAACCTCCAGTTTTGGTTCGTTCTGAGTCACCAGGAATATTTTTTTGTCAAATTTGTTCAGGGCGAATTCAATTGCTTTGATGGATGCATCTCTGCCCACCAGCAGAGGTATGATGGCCTTGGGAAACATAACCACTTCCCTTAAGGTCATCAGGGGAAGTTCCACTCCCTGGGAAATAAAATTTTTCGGATATTTTTTTTTGTTTATCATTAAATTTACCTCATATTATTTGGGAAGAAGCCTGGCAAAACCTTTGCCTGAGCAGATTTTAACTAGAATTTATGATTAATCATTTCATAGACGCTTGGCAACAGACTCTGAGAAAAACCATCCTTCCAGACCAAGCAGAGCGGTTTTGATCTCTGTTCCGGATGAAAAACCGCCTATGGTTTTTCTGGCAGTCAGAACCCGGTGGCATGGAATTATCAGGGGCCAGGGATTTGTGGCCATGGCCCTGCCCACTGCCCTGGCCGCTCTGGGACTGCCGGACAGTGCAGCCAGTTTTCCATAGGATATGGTTTGGCCGAACCCGACCTGTTCTACAAGAGTTGTCAGGACTTTTTTATGGAATGTAGAAGTTATTATCGACCAGTCAAGGGGAGGATCGGGCCAGGAGAAAACGGTTTTTTTCTCGTACAGGACCATGGCCTGGTTAATTATCCTGGAATATGGACGGGACTTTGAGCTAACGTGGCCGACCTGACCTGGGCCAAGGCTGATGTGGTGGATAAGATCGTCTCTCCAGGCCACGGTCAGGGAAAAATATCTGTTGGCGAAATATTCATCCTCCAGGTCAATCCGGGTCTTTTTTTCATTATTTTTTGATGAAACAGAATCAAGCATAGTTATTGGTAATTACTTTTGGGTCGGAAGTAAATATCCACCAGACCCATTCATATGAGGAGACTGAAGCAGGCAGGCAGGGTAGAATAGAATCTTCTGACTGGTATATTAAATTTGGGCAGCCACCGAAGAGTTACTTTTGTTTTGACCTGAAAAAGTATAGGTAAGGGCAGAGATTGTGGCAGGGTTGCCGGGGCATGCTATTCCCGGCCAGTTTTTATTCGTGGTTTCCTGGATCAAGGCTGTTTTTTCAAAACAGGTCTGGGCAGGGAAGGACCGAGGTTCATTACTTATCCGGAGCAAATAATGGCAAAACAGGTAGTGGTTATCGGGGCCGTGGCCCTGGGCCCCAAGGCAGCGTGCAGATTCAAAAGGCTGGAGCCTGAGTCTTCAGTGATCATGATTGATGAATCCAGGATTATTTCCTATGGAGGATGCGGAATTCCATATTATATTTCCGGAGATGTGAGTGACGCCAGGGAACTCCAGTCCACCACCTTTCACATGGTCCGGGATGCCCGTTTTTTCGAGCAGGTCAAGGGAGTTCATGTCCTGACCCGGACAAGAGCACTGGAGATCGACCGGGCAGCCAGGCAGGTCCTGATCAAAGACCTGGAAAGCGGCAAAGAGGATCGGCTGAATTATGACAAGCTTGTTCTGGCCACTGGAAGCAGCCCCAGAAAAATTTCTCTGCCAGGCAGCAATCTGGAAAATGTGTTTACAGTCTCAGGCCTGGAAGAGGCGGTAAAGATCAAGGACAGTATCAGCCGGGGCTCTATAAACAGAGCAGTGGTCATCGGAGCGGGATTTATTGGTTTGGAAATGGCTGAAGCCCTGATCGATCTGTGGGGAATTGATACCACGGTTGTTGAGATAGCCCCCCAGATCCTGCCGGGATTCACAAGCATGGCCATGTCCAGGATGGCCAAAAAGGTCATGGAGGACAATGGAGTCAGGTTTCTGCTTAATGAAAAGGTGCTGGAACTTGCAGGAGAAAACTCAGTATCCGGGGTGGTGACTGACAAAAGAGAGCTGGAGGCAGATCTGGTGGTCATGGCTGTGGGAGTTCAGCCCAATTCCGAACTTGCTCGCCAGGCCGGACTGAAGATTTCAAATCAGGGTGCGATCATTGTGGATGAATACATGCGCACTTCTGATCCGGACATATATGCCGGAGGAGACTGCGTGGAAATTGCAAACCTGGTCACTGGGAAGGCTGGATATTTCCCTTTGGGTTCCATGGCCAACAGACAGGGCCGGGTCATTGGGACCAACCTTGCCGGTGGGCAAGATGTCTTTCCTGGTGCAGTGGGTTCCTTTGCAGTGAAGCTGTTTGACCACGGAGTTGTTGGAACCGGTCTTAGCCTGGAAAAGGCTCGGGAAGAAGGTTATGATGCTTTAAGCACCTTTGTGGTCCAGTTTGACAAGTCCCACTTTTACCCGGACAATGATTTAATCTACCTGGAGCTTGTCTTTGAGAACAACACCGGGCGGATACTTGGCCTTCAGGGGATCAGTACCAACAAGGACGGCCTGAAGGGCAGAGTTGATGCAGTGGCTGTTCTGCTCCCTCACCAGCCCACCACCAAGGATATCAGCAACCTTGAACTGGCTTATTCTCCACCATTCAGCTCGGCCATGGACGCTTTGAACAATCTGGGGCACACAGCAGAGAACGTCCTTCAGGGCAGAAACAAAGAGATAGGGCCAGAGGATTTTGTCCGTCTCTGGGAGACCAGAGACCAGCAAGACATTATTTTTCTTGACTGCAGGGATCTGGAGAATGCAGCTGAATACCTGCAGAAGTATCCAGACAAGTGGAGAAATGTATCCAATGAATCCATGAGCTCCAACCTTGACAAGGTGCCCAGGGCTGAGACCATTGTTCTGGTCTGCAACACCGGGGGGCGATCCTACGAGTCCCAGCTCCGGCTCAGAAAAATCGGCATTGATAACACCCTTAATGTTTCCGGAGGAATGAAGCTTCTGAAAAAATGGGGGCTGGATATCTAGACTCTCGGAGAATGCCCTGCATGACCTGTCTGACCAGGATTAACAGCAGGCTTTGGAAAGGTCCCTGGTTCTGAACTGGTCCTATGTCTCCTGATGATCTCTGGCAAGGATCTCCTGGATAACGGGTGTGAAGCTCTTGAGATTTTGGTATTTTTTTCTGGAATAGGCCCTGATGACCAGATAAGTCAGACAAAGCAGACCGAACCCGCCTGTCACTGAAGACAGATCCTGATTGTCCAGGGGATCAAGCCAGGCCCCGGCTACGGCTCCAAGAATCAGGCTGAACAGGGGGATGATATACAGGATGAAGGAAGCTTTTAATTCGTCTTCCATTTCATAGGTGACAACCACTTCCTGTCCCTGGCTGGCCCCGGCCATGTTTCTGGCTTCAATGACCATCCAGTCTTTACCGAAAGGGCTGCAGATCCCTGCACACGAGCAGGTTGCGCAGGAACTGGTTCTTTTGACCCTGACTCTGGCCAGGCCATGGTCTGTTGATATCACTTGTCCGGTTTTTCGGTCAAAGATGCTCATTGCTTGTCAATGACCCAGACTGAACAGTTTTTTATGGATTTAACAATCTTGTTGGAGATGCTGCCCAGAAAAAGTTTTTCCATTCCAGAAACCCCTCTTCTGCCCATAACCAGGGTGTCGTACTGACCTTCCTTGGCTTCGGAGATGATGTCCTTGGCAGTGCCTTCTCTGGTTTTGAGGATTCTGGTCTGAATGTTTTCACCAGGAATGCCGGCCTGGGTAAGTATGCTACAGTAGTCACAAAGTACCTGCTCCATCAGTTTGAGCTGAGTTCCGCTCTGTCCCCGTAATTCCTGCAGCTTGCTTTTAAAGAACGGATGAATGGTGGGCTGTTTTTCCAAATCAGGCGGAGTGTCCAGGATGTTGAGCAGGGTTATTGTAACGTTGTCCGGCCTGACAATATTGGCCACATACTGGACGGCACTCAGAGAATTCCTTGATTCATCAACCGCAATTAATACTCTGTGCATGTTGCCCCCCTCCCTGTAAAAAAGCGTAAAAATAAAACGGCTTCCCTTATGCAGGATAACCACCAGAAATTAGCTCAAAAAAAATCAAATCACAAGCTTATGTATAACTCCAGTAGGGCATTTTTCATAACATATGCCGCATCCAGTGCACTTGGCCGGATCGACCACAGCCAGGGAGTCAACCATGTTTATGGCGTCTTCCGGGCATACTTTTTTGCACAGTGAACACCCGATGCACCCGACTGAACAGATTTTATTAACCACCTTTCCTGGATCATGGGATTGGCAGAAGCAGACGCTTTTCTGACTTATGGGCACCAGTTTGGGAATTCCCTTGGGGCACACCTTGACACAGTTTCCGCAGGCAGTGCATTTTTTTGCTTCAACAATAGGCAGACCGCTCTTGAGCATGGTTATGGCACCAAAAGCGCAGACTTTTTCACAGGTTCCCAGGCCCAGGCAGCCGTAGCTGCAGGACTTGTCCCCGCCTGAAACCAGTTCAGCGGCCCGGCAGTCGTGAATGCCGGTATAGATGAATTTGTGATCGGAAGAGTGCTTGGTCCCGCTACAGAACATCTGGGCCACCATCTGCTCATCTGCATCAACTTCCACCCCCAGTATCTTTGAGATCAGGGCCAGGGTTTCGCTCCCACCGGCCTTACAGGCTTTGGGTTCAGCATGACCGGATACAATGGCCGTGGCCAGGTCCGAGCATCCAGCCAGGCCGCATGCTCCGCAGTTTGCCCCGGGCAGAGCGTCGTTTATCCTGGCTATCCTTGCATCAACCGGGACATAAAAGGCCCTGGCCGTAATCCCTAGAATCAGGCTCAGGAGCAGTCCGATTATGCCCATGGCTGCAATGGCTATTATGATCTGTTCCATGGCGTTATCCTCAAGTCTTTTTAATGAAAAAAGAAAATACAGTCCTGGAAACAGGGAGAGTCATTTTTAATCAAGCCCCAGTAGACCGGCAAAACTAAGGGCCATAATGCCGGCTGTAATCAAGGTAATGGGAACTCCCTGTAAGACTCCTGGCACTCTGGCAGTGGCGGCCATCCGTTCTCTAATGGCAGCCAGGATTATCAGGACAACAGCAAAGCCCATGGCTGCTGAGACCGAATATACCAGGGTCTCCATAAAGCTCCTCTCAGCCTGGATGTTGAGCAGAGAAATTCCGAACACCATGCAGTTGGTGGTGATGAGGGGAAGATATATCCCAAGGGCTCTGTACAGGGGAGGGGAGACCTTCTGGACTACCATTTCAGTGATCTGGACATTGGAGGCGATGACCAGGATGAAAACCAGGGTCTGCAGATATTCCAGATTAAAGACTTCAAGTACGGCCTTTTGAATTATCCAGCAGGTGGTTCCAGCCAGGGTGGTGACGAAAATAACGGCAAAGGACATCCCCACTGCACTGCTCATGGAGCTGGACACCCCTACTATGGGACAATTACCCATGAATCTTATCAGGGCAATATTATTGATGAACATGGCTGAGACCATCATCAACAGATAATCTTCCATGATCTAACCCATCCTTTTTTTGATTTTATTGTCTTCGATCTTTGATGAAATAAGGTTCAT
This genomic window from Desulfonatronovibrio hydrogenovorans DSM 9292 contains:
- the selD gene encoding selenide, water dikinase SelD; translated protein: MKKLNTMRLTETVKGAGUASKLSPGDLDRALQGIKFPVDENLLVGLDRADDAGVYKVSEDLALIQTVDFFTPIVDDPYWFGQIAAANALSDVYAMGGTPKTAMNLVGFPLGEMDISVLRKIIQGGLDKINEAGVILVGGHSVEDRELKYGLSVTGFIHPSRVLTKKNLQTGDCLILTKPLGTGIINTAVKGGLASPATIDRISRIMAELNRIPALVMAEYEVHACTDITGFGLLGHLAEMVQGSGKSVIINSNNVPVLTEAIEFASMGLVPAGTHKNRQFRQCMVQASSNVSNVTNDIFFDPQTSGGLLICCSEDQAGALLADLKSRGLDQARNIGMVTSNSEEKIFLE
- a CDS encoding methylated-DNA--[protein]-cysteine S-methyltransferase — translated: MLDSVSSKNNEKKTRIDLEDEYFANRYFSLTVAWRDDLIHHISLGPGQVGHVSSKSRPYSRIINQAMVLYEKKTVFSWPDPPLDWSIITSTFHKKVLTTLVEQVGFGQTISYGKLAALSGSPRAARAVGRAMATNPWPLIIPCHRVLTARKTIGGFSSGTEIKTALLGLEGWFFSESVAKRL
- the lon gene encoding endopeptidase La, which encodes MINKKKYPKNFISQGVELPLMTLREVVMFPKAIIPLLVGRDASIKAIEFALNKFDKKIFLVTQNEPKLEVPTQESIYSFGCVARILQMFRLPDGTIKVLFEGLHRGAVEPESVDFSVEVPVVFTQTLVENDVSSPESEALIRAVHQALDEYGKVNTRMAKETVLSILSLNKPGAIADAVMPHLKVDFQDKQSVLEQLDPFKRLQMAYAHLQGEIEVFSLEKKIKSRVKKQMEKNQREYYLSEQLKAIHKEMGRDNDPKAELDHLQEKIDQKNMPQQAKDKAFEELKKLRTMPPNAGEYSVLLNYIDWVLALPWTELKRSDIDINAARKILDDDHYGLEKPKQRILEYLAVQSLVEKMRGPILCLVGPPGVGKTSLAKSVARATGREFIRLSLGGVRDEAEIRGHRRTYVGAMPGKIIQSLKRVKTNNPVFCLDEVDKMSTDFRGDPSSALLEVLDPEQNYAFNDHYLDLDYDLSNIFFITTANYLHTIPLPLQDRMEIIKLPGYLETEKSKIAKDYLCPKQLEFHGLDPEKVSISEGAITEIIRLYTREAGVRNLEREIASICRKVAKRLVEKDQGQDKKVSITKTSIPSYLGVPKIRHGEREEKPLVGVTTGLAWTEVGGEILLVEVALMPGTGKVEITGKLGDVMQESARAALSYLRSRSEIFGLKPDFYKEIDIHVHVPEGATPKDGPSAGVTLGTSLISALLNLPVRNDVAMTGEITLRGRVLPIGGLREKLLAARRAMINTVIIPEGNEKDLEEVPDNVLKGLEIIPVKNMDDVLSKALLGTTPEELFCGRESCLPVSAKLIKDEYRAQTQ
- a CDS encoding universal stress protein; protein product: MHRVLIAVDESRNSLSAVQYVANIVRPDNVTITLLNILDTPPDLEKQPTIHPFFKSKLQELRGQSGTQLKLMEQVLCDYCSILTQAGIPGENIQTRILKTREGTAKDIISEAKEGQYDTLVMGRRGVSGMEKLFLGSISNKIVKSIKNCSVWVIDKQ
- a CDS encoding electron transport complex protein RnfA — protein: MEDYLLMMVSAMFINNIALIRFMGNCPIVGVSSSMSSAVGMSFAVIFVTTLAGTTCWIIQKAVLEVFNLEYLQTLVFILVIASNVQITEMVVQKVSPPLYRALGIYLPLITTNCMVFGISLLNIQAERSFMETLVYSVSAAMGFAVVLIILAAIRERMAATARVPGVLQGVPITLITAGIMALSFAGLLGLD
- a CDS encoding FAD-dependent oxidoreductase; translated protein: MAKQVVVIGAVALGPKAACRFKRLEPESSVIMIDESRIISYGGCGIPYYISGDVSDARELQSTTFHMVRDARFFEQVKGVHVLTRTRALEIDRAARQVLIKDLESGKEDRLNYDKLVLATGSSPRKISLPGSNLENVFTVSGLEEAVKIKDSISRGSINRAVVIGAGFIGLEMAEALIDLWGIDTTVVEIAPQILPGFTSMAMSRMAKKVMEDNGVRFLLNEKVLELAGENSVSGVVTDKRELEADLVVMAVGVQPNSELARQAGLKISNQGAIIVDEYMRTSDPDIYAGGDCVEIANLVTGKAGYFPLGSMANRQGRVIGTNLAGGQDVFPGAVGSFAVKLFDHGVVGTGLSLEKAREEGYDALSTFVVQFDKSHFYPDNDLIYLELVFENNTGRILGLQGISTNKDGLKGRVDAVAVLLPHQPTTKDISNLELAYSPPFSSAMDALNNLGHTAENVLQGRNKEIGPEDFVRLWETRDQQDIIFLDCRDLENAAEYLQKYPDKWRNVSNESMSSNLDKVPRAETIVLVCNTGGRSYESQLRLRKIGIDNTLNVSGGMKLLKKWGLDI
- a CDS encoding RnfABCDGE type electron transport complex subunit B — translated: MEQIIIAIAAMGIIGLLLSLILGITARAFYVPVDARIARINDALPGANCGACGLAGCSDLATAIVSGHAEPKACKAGGSETLALISKILGVEVDADEQMVAQMFCSGTKHSSDHKFIYTGIHDCRAAELVSGGDKSCSYGCLGLGTCEKVCAFGAITMLKSGLPIVEAKKCTACGNCVKVCPKGIPKLVPISQKSVCFCQSHDPGKVVNKICSVGCIGCSLCKKVCPEDAINMVDSLAVVDPAKCTGCGICYEKCPTGVIHKLVI
- a CDS encoding SoxR reducing system RseC family protein, which codes for MSIFDRKTGQVISTDHGLARVRVKRTSSCATCSCAGICSPFGKDWMVIEARNMAGASQGQEVVVTYEMEDELKASFILYIIPLFSLILGAVAGAWLDPLDNQDLSSVTGGFGLLCLTYLVIRAYSRKKYQNLKSFTPVIQEILARDHQET